The following proteins are co-located in the Syngnathus scovelli strain Florida chromosome 5, RoL_Ssco_1.2, whole genome shotgun sequence genome:
- the rfc1 gene encoding replication factor C subunit 1 isoform X2 — MRQLRNTRAKKLRGFPPLDNKSETPRGDVFIMDIRRFFAPSTQKVTPNGNVSTKRKLSSEEELKKKKDTKMKKQETREKRVPDKKRKKQAIIESDSDSEERDNKSTKLPKKQKISKAAQSRKKEPVNHILLSDSDSDNFESLKKSSITKQNGNSQKSNSSPSGKEAAESSIKSSSAHVKIGATTPVTPKSAPPPRAKQTPTSVFDYFGNESIQRSGKKLVASTKRKTPTQDTDDLSDEQIARQLQMAEDDELEKQIHEDEDFARTLALLDSEPQAKKLRKGSDEKDVEAFPRKSNALSPSKNNREDSMSEDVIGPSPKKSPATLKPSSKLGMMKRRNEGKDEDATKSKAQSKLKVSPHKEPLAVSSSEKVQASKIGTAPKTSPIGPESTRPDEAEKKKLNTSAYRNYLNRDGPRALGSKEIPTGADNCLEGCVFVLTGVLESMERDDTKSLIERYGGKVTGNISKKTTYLVQGRDSGVSKLEKAESFGTKILSEDDLLELIRTKPGKKSKYEIAAEAEIKASKTRTPPGSASKITPKASKISPSKGNSKSPQTPSPSKTGQTTRRGGRTTHGGTPPGRGSAQTARRDLGLSSSSTSGPHSVMKSVNNEGASLLWVDKYRPCSLKAVIGQQGEQSCANKLQRWLQSWFKHHSSGASKPPVARFGKFGAGKDDGSGYKAALLSGPPGVGKTTTAALVCEELGFSYVEMNASCTRSKTNLKEVVAESLNNTSIDGFYKGTSQKVSAKHVLIMDEVDGMAGNEDRGGMQELIGLIKNSKIPIICMCNDRNHQKIRSLANYCFDLRFQRPRLEQIKAAMMSIAYKEGIKIPPPALNEIILASNQDIRQVIHNLSMWSAKDKVMTYDQCKTDAAAARKDMKLGPFDVCRKVFAIGEETAHMSLIDKSDLFFHDYSLAPLFVQENYLHVRPAAAGGNAKAHLVLLSKAADSISDGDLVDRRIRSGQNWSLLPTQAIYASVIPGELMRGYMSHFPSFPSWLGKNSSAGKHSRVIQELATHMSLKTMSSRQAVNLDYLYYLQQALLSPLQKLAAEGAGQAVQLLDDYQLIREDVDSMMEIASWGGQPDPYSKLDSKVKAAFTRAYNKEVHLTPYSLQVVKKGRRGGGGGEETELEMQDGEKDASVSEDERDNLNVDAMIKKKTKATKKEKTEDSGKGKGKGKGKGKAKK; from the exons ATGCGACAACTGAGAAATACTCGCGCCAAGAAGCTGCGCGGGTTCCCTCCACTTGACAACAAATCTGAAACGCCGCGGGGAGACGTCTTCATAATG GACATCCGGCGATTCTTTGCGCCTTCAACACAGAAAGTGACTCCTAATGGAAATGTCAGCACGAAGAGGAAATTATCCTCAGAAGAAGAGTTGAAAAAGAAGAAAGACACCAAG ATGAAGAAACAAGAAACACGGGAGAAACGTGTGCCTGACAAAAAACGGAAAAAACAAGCAATCATCGAATCAG ATTCTGACTCAGAGGAGCGAGACAATAAGTCCACGAAATTGCCTAAGAAGCAAAAGATCAGCAAAGCTGCACAATCTCGCAAGAAAGAGCCTGTTAACCACATCTTGCTATCAG ACTCAGACAGTGACAACTTTGAATCCTTGAAGAAGTCCTCCATAACCAAACAAAATGGCAACTCTCAAAAGAGCAACTCAAGTCCAAGTGGGAAAGAGGCTGCAGAGTCTTCCATCAAGTCATCCTCTGCTCATGTGAAAATTGGAGCCACGACTCCGGTCACACCAAAGTCGGCACCACCCCCTCGTGCCAAACAAACCCCCACCTCTGTGTTTGACTACTTTGGCAACGAAAGCATCCAGCGCTCGGGGAAGAAGCTGGTCGCCAGCACTAAACGAAAGACT CCCACCCAGGACACGGATGATCTGAGCGATGAGCAAATTGCGAGACAACTACAAATGGCTGAAGATGATGAG CTGGAGAAACAGATCCATGAAGATGAAGACTTTGCAAGAACACTTGCACTGCTGGATTCAGAGCCACAGGCCAAAAAG CTTCGTAAAGGCTCAGACGAAAAAGACGTTGAGGCATTCCCCAGAAAGAGTAATGCACTCAGCCCTTCAAAGAACAACAGAGAGGACAGCATGTCAGAGGACGTGATAGGTCCCTCACCCAAGAAAAGCCCAGCTACACTCAAACCCAGTTCCAAACTAGGGATGATGAAGAGAAGAAATGAGGGAAAAGACGAAGACGCCACAAAGAGCAAAGCGCAGAGCAAACTGAAAGTCTCGCCCCACAAGGAGCCACTCGCTGTGTCAAGTAGTGAAAAGGTGCAGGCATCCAAAATAGgaactgcacctaaaacttcTCCCATTGGACCAGAG AGCACAAGACCCGATGAGGCAGAAAAGAAGAAACTCAACACTTCCGCCTACAGGAATTACCTCAATCGAGATGGACCACGAGCACTGGGGTCCAAAGAAATCCCCACG GGCGCAGATAACTGTTTGGAGGGTTGTGTCTTTGTGTTGACGGGCGTTCTGGAGTCAATGGAGAGGGATGACACCAAATCCCTCATTGAGCGCTATGGCGGCAAAGTGACAGGCAACATCAGCAAGAAGACCACCTACCTGGTGCAGGGTCGAGACAGCGGCGTCTCCAAGCTGGAGAAG GCGGAGAGTTTTGGGACTAAAATCTTGAGTGAGGATGATCTGTTGGAGCTGATTAGGACCAAACCAGGGAAGAAGTCTAAGTATGAGATTGCTGCAGAGGCTGAG ATCAAAGCCTCAAAGACCAGGACTCCTCCAGGCTCGGCCTCAAAGATCACCCCTAAAGCTTCAAAGATCTCGCCTTCCAAAGGCAACTCCAAGTCCCCTCAGACTCCAAGTCCCTCCAAGACGGGACAGACAACCAGACGCGGTGGCAGAACCACGCATGGCGGAACACCACCCGGAAGAGGCTCAGCTCAAACTGCTCGTAGGGACTTGGGCCTTTCTTCCTCCTCAACCTCTGGCCCGCACTCTGTGATGAAATCAGTAAACAATGAAGGTGCCAGTCTTCTGTGGGTGGACAAATACCGCCCATGTTCGCTGAAGGCTGTGATAGGCCAGCAAGGGGAGCAAAGCTGCGCCAACAAGTTGCAGCGCTGGCTGCAAAGCTGGTTCAAGCATCACAGCAGCGGTGCCTCCAAACCACCAG TTGCCAGATTTGGAAAGTTTGGTGCAGGAAAAGATGATGGATCAGGATACAAAGCTGCTCTGCTTTCCGGACCACCTGGTGTGGGGAAGACCACTACAGCAGCCCTGGTCTGCGAG GAGTTGGGCTTCAGCTACGTCGAAATGAATGCGAGTTGCACACGCAGCAAAACCAACCTGAAGGAAGTGGTTGCAGAGTCCCTCAACAACACCAGCATTGACGGCTTCTACAAAG GCACATCGCAGAAAGTCAGCGCTAAACACGTCTTGATCATGGACGAGGTGGATGGCATGGCGGGCAATGAGGATCGAGGCGGGATGCAA GAATTGATCGGCCTCATCAAAAATTCCAAGATTCCCATTATCTGCATGTGCAACGATCGGAACCACCAGAAGATCAGATCATTGGCCAATTACTGCTTTGATCTGCGCTTCCAGAGACCGCGCTTGGAGCAGATCAAG GCAGCTATGATGTCCATTGCTTACAAGGAAGGCATCAAGATTCCGCCTCCGGCACTTAATGAAATTATCTTGGCCTCCAATCAAGACATCAGACAG GTGATCCATAACCTCAGCATGTGGTCAGCCAAAGACAAGGTGATGACTTATGACCAGTGCAAGACTGACGCTGCCGCCGCTCGCAAGGACATGAAGTTAGGACCATTTGACGTCTGCCGGAAGGTGTTTGCTATCGGCGAGGAAACGGCCCACATGAGCCTCATTGACAAGTCGGATCTCTTCTTCCACGACTACTCGCTAGCGCCCCTCTTTGTCCAGGAGAATTACTTGCACGTTCGGCCTGCCGCCGCTGG CGGCAATGCAAAGGCCCACCTCGTGCTACTCAGCAAGGCTGCCGACTCTATCAGCGACGGAGACCTGGTGGACCGCCGCATCCGCTCAGGGCAGAACTGGTCTTTGCTACCCACGCAG GCCATCTACGCCAGTGTAATCCCAGGTGAACTCATGAGAGGTTACATGAGTCATTTCCCGTCCTTCCCAAGCTGGCTGGGCAAGAACTCATCGGCAGGCAAACATTCCCGCGTCATCCAGGAGCTGGCCACGCACATGTCTTTGAA GACGATGAGCAGCAGACAGGCGGTGAACCTGGACTACCTCTACTACCTGCAACAAGCCCTGCTCAGCCCCTTACAGAAGCTGGCGGCGGAGGGCGCTGGTCAGGCTGTGCAGCTGCTGGACGATTACCAGCTCATCAGGGAGGACGTGGACAGTATGATGGAGATCGCTTCATGGGGCGGACAACCTGACCCCTATTCTAAACTGGACTCCAAG GTGAAAGCAGCGTTCACTAGAGCGTACAACAAGGAAGTTCATCTGACACCGTACTCCCTGCAAGTCGTGAAGAAGGGGCGCCGTGGCGGGGGTGGGGGTGAAGAaactgaactggaaatgcaggaCGGTGAGAAGGACGCCTCAGTGTCTGAGGATGAGCGGGACAACCTCAATGTGGATGCTATGATCAAA AAGAAGACCAAAGCCACCAAGAAGGAAAAGACCGAGGATTCTGGAAAGGGCAAAGGCAAGGGCAAAGGCAAGGGCAAGGCTAAAAAGTGA
- the rfc1 gene encoding replication factor C subunit 1 isoform X1, with protein MRQLRNTRAKKLRGFPPLDNKSETPRGDVFIMDIRRFFAPSTQKVTPNGNVSTKRKLSSEEELKKKKDTKMKKQETREKRVPDKKRKKQAIIESDSDSEERDNKSTKLPKKQKISKAAQSRKKEPVNHILLSDSDSDNFESLKKSSITKQNGNSQKSNSSPSGKEAAESSIKSSSAHVKIGATTPVTPKSAPPPRAKQTPTSVFDYFGNESIQRSGKKLVASTKRKTPTQDTDDLSDEQIARQLQMAEDDELEKQIHEDEDFARTLALLDSEPQAKKLRKGSDEKDVEAFPRKSNALSPSKNNREDSMSEDVIGPSPKKSPATLKPSSKLGMMKRRNEGKDEDATKSKAQSKLKVSPHKEPLAVSSSEKVQASKIGTAPKTSPIGPESTRPDEAEKKKLNTSAYRNYLNRDGPRALGSKEIPTGADNCLEGCVFVLTGVLESMERDDTKSLIERYGGKVTGNISKKTTYLVQGRDSGVSKLEKAESFGTKILSEDDLLELIRTKPGKKSKYEIAAEAEIKASKTRTPPGSASKITPKASKISPSKGNSKSPQTPSPSKTGQTTRRGGRTTHGGTPPGRGSAQTARRDLGLSSSSTSGPHSVMKSVNNEGASLLWVDKYRPCSLKAVIGQQGEQSCANKLQRWLQSWFKHHSSGASKPPVARFGKFGAGKDDGSGYKAALLSGPPGVGKTTTAALVCEELGFSYVEMNASCTRSKTNLKEVVAESLNNTSIDGFYKGTSQKVSAKHVLIMDEVDGMAGNEDRGGMQELIGLIKNSKIPIICMCNDRNHQKIRSLANYCFDLRFQRPRLEQIKAAMMSIAYKEGIKIPPPALNEIILASNQDIRQVIHNLSMWSAKDKVMTYDQCKTDAAAARKDMKLGPFDVCRKVFAIGEETAHMSLIDKSDLFFHDYSLAPLFVQENYLHVRPAAAGGNAKAHLVLLSKAADSISDGDLVDRRIRSGQNWSLLPTQAIYASVIPGELMRGYMSHFPSFPSWLGKNSSAGKHSRVIQELATHMSLKTMSSRQAVNLDYLYYLQQALLSPLQKLAAEGAGQAVQLLDDYQLIREDVDSMMEIASWGGQPDPYSKLDSKVKAAFTRAYNKEVHLTPYSLQVVKKGRRGGGGGEETELEMQDGEKDASVSEDERDNLNVDAMIKQKKTKATKKEKTEDSGKGKGKGKGKGKAKK; from the exons ATGCGACAACTGAGAAATACTCGCGCCAAGAAGCTGCGCGGGTTCCCTCCACTTGACAACAAATCTGAAACGCCGCGGGGAGACGTCTTCATAATG GACATCCGGCGATTCTTTGCGCCTTCAACACAGAAAGTGACTCCTAATGGAAATGTCAGCACGAAGAGGAAATTATCCTCAGAAGAAGAGTTGAAAAAGAAGAAAGACACCAAG ATGAAGAAACAAGAAACACGGGAGAAACGTGTGCCTGACAAAAAACGGAAAAAACAAGCAATCATCGAATCAG ATTCTGACTCAGAGGAGCGAGACAATAAGTCCACGAAATTGCCTAAGAAGCAAAAGATCAGCAAAGCTGCACAATCTCGCAAGAAAGAGCCTGTTAACCACATCTTGCTATCAG ACTCAGACAGTGACAACTTTGAATCCTTGAAGAAGTCCTCCATAACCAAACAAAATGGCAACTCTCAAAAGAGCAACTCAAGTCCAAGTGGGAAAGAGGCTGCAGAGTCTTCCATCAAGTCATCCTCTGCTCATGTGAAAATTGGAGCCACGACTCCGGTCACACCAAAGTCGGCACCACCCCCTCGTGCCAAACAAACCCCCACCTCTGTGTTTGACTACTTTGGCAACGAAAGCATCCAGCGCTCGGGGAAGAAGCTGGTCGCCAGCACTAAACGAAAGACT CCCACCCAGGACACGGATGATCTGAGCGATGAGCAAATTGCGAGACAACTACAAATGGCTGAAGATGATGAG CTGGAGAAACAGATCCATGAAGATGAAGACTTTGCAAGAACACTTGCACTGCTGGATTCAGAGCCACAGGCCAAAAAG CTTCGTAAAGGCTCAGACGAAAAAGACGTTGAGGCATTCCCCAGAAAGAGTAATGCACTCAGCCCTTCAAAGAACAACAGAGAGGACAGCATGTCAGAGGACGTGATAGGTCCCTCACCCAAGAAAAGCCCAGCTACACTCAAACCCAGTTCCAAACTAGGGATGATGAAGAGAAGAAATGAGGGAAAAGACGAAGACGCCACAAAGAGCAAAGCGCAGAGCAAACTGAAAGTCTCGCCCCACAAGGAGCCACTCGCTGTGTCAAGTAGTGAAAAGGTGCAGGCATCCAAAATAGgaactgcacctaaaacttcTCCCATTGGACCAGAG AGCACAAGACCCGATGAGGCAGAAAAGAAGAAACTCAACACTTCCGCCTACAGGAATTACCTCAATCGAGATGGACCACGAGCACTGGGGTCCAAAGAAATCCCCACG GGCGCAGATAACTGTTTGGAGGGTTGTGTCTTTGTGTTGACGGGCGTTCTGGAGTCAATGGAGAGGGATGACACCAAATCCCTCATTGAGCGCTATGGCGGCAAAGTGACAGGCAACATCAGCAAGAAGACCACCTACCTGGTGCAGGGTCGAGACAGCGGCGTCTCCAAGCTGGAGAAG GCGGAGAGTTTTGGGACTAAAATCTTGAGTGAGGATGATCTGTTGGAGCTGATTAGGACCAAACCAGGGAAGAAGTCTAAGTATGAGATTGCTGCAGAGGCTGAG ATCAAAGCCTCAAAGACCAGGACTCCTCCAGGCTCGGCCTCAAAGATCACCCCTAAAGCTTCAAAGATCTCGCCTTCCAAAGGCAACTCCAAGTCCCCTCAGACTCCAAGTCCCTCCAAGACGGGACAGACAACCAGACGCGGTGGCAGAACCACGCATGGCGGAACACCACCCGGAAGAGGCTCAGCTCAAACTGCTCGTAGGGACTTGGGCCTTTCTTCCTCCTCAACCTCTGGCCCGCACTCTGTGATGAAATCAGTAAACAATGAAGGTGCCAGTCTTCTGTGGGTGGACAAATACCGCCCATGTTCGCTGAAGGCTGTGATAGGCCAGCAAGGGGAGCAAAGCTGCGCCAACAAGTTGCAGCGCTGGCTGCAAAGCTGGTTCAAGCATCACAGCAGCGGTGCCTCCAAACCACCAG TTGCCAGATTTGGAAAGTTTGGTGCAGGAAAAGATGATGGATCAGGATACAAAGCTGCTCTGCTTTCCGGACCACCTGGTGTGGGGAAGACCACTACAGCAGCCCTGGTCTGCGAG GAGTTGGGCTTCAGCTACGTCGAAATGAATGCGAGTTGCACACGCAGCAAAACCAACCTGAAGGAAGTGGTTGCAGAGTCCCTCAACAACACCAGCATTGACGGCTTCTACAAAG GCACATCGCAGAAAGTCAGCGCTAAACACGTCTTGATCATGGACGAGGTGGATGGCATGGCGGGCAATGAGGATCGAGGCGGGATGCAA GAATTGATCGGCCTCATCAAAAATTCCAAGATTCCCATTATCTGCATGTGCAACGATCGGAACCACCAGAAGATCAGATCATTGGCCAATTACTGCTTTGATCTGCGCTTCCAGAGACCGCGCTTGGAGCAGATCAAG GCAGCTATGATGTCCATTGCTTACAAGGAAGGCATCAAGATTCCGCCTCCGGCACTTAATGAAATTATCTTGGCCTCCAATCAAGACATCAGACAG GTGATCCATAACCTCAGCATGTGGTCAGCCAAAGACAAGGTGATGACTTATGACCAGTGCAAGACTGACGCTGCCGCCGCTCGCAAGGACATGAAGTTAGGACCATTTGACGTCTGCCGGAAGGTGTTTGCTATCGGCGAGGAAACGGCCCACATGAGCCTCATTGACAAGTCGGATCTCTTCTTCCACGACTACTCGCTAGCGCCCCTCTTTGTCCAGGAGAATTACTTGCACGTTCGGCCTGCCGCCGCTGG CGGCAATGCAAAGGCCCACCTCGTGCTACTCAGCAAGGCTGCCGACTCTATCAGCGACGGAGACCTGGTGGACCGCCGCATCCGCTCAGGGCAGAACTGGTCTTTGCTACCCACGCAG GCCATCTACGCCAGTGTAATCCCAGGTGAACTCATGAGAGGTTACATGAGTCATTTCCCGTCCTTCCCAAGCTGGCTGGGCAAGAACTCATCGGCAGGCAAACATTCCCGCGTCATCCAGGAGCTGGCCACGCACATGTCTTTGAA GACGATGAGCAGCAGACAGGCGGTGAACCTGGACTACCTCTACTACCTGCAACAAGCCCTGCTCAGCCCCTTACAGAAGCTGGCGGCGGAGGGCGCTGGTCAGGCTGTGCAGCTGCTGGACGATTACCAGCTCATCAGGGAGGACGTGGACAGTATGATGGAGATCGCTTCATGGGGCGGACAACCTGACCCCTATTCTAAACTGGACTCCAAG GTGAAAGCAGCGTTCACTAGAGCGTACAACAAGGAAGTTCATCTGACACCGTACTCCCTGCAAGTCGTGAAGAAGGGGCGCCGTGGCGGGGGTGGGGGTGAAGAaactgaactggaaatgcaggaCGGTGAGAAGGACGCCTCAGTGTCTGAGGATGAGCGGGACAACCTCAATGTGGATGCTATGATCAAA CAGAAGAAGACCAAAGCCACCAAGAAGGAAAAGACCGAGGATTCTGGAAAGGGCAAAGGCAAGGGCAAAGGCAAGGGCAAGGCTAAAAAGTGA
- the rpl9 gene encoding large ribosomal subunit protein uL6, with protein MKTILSSQTVEIPDNVDVKLKGRKVTVTGPRGKLIREFNHINLELRMLGKKKRKLRVEKWWGNRKELATVRTICSHVQNMIKGVTLGFRYKMRSVYAHFPINVVMQENGSLVEIRNFLGEKYIRRVRMRTGVMCTVSAAQKDELVLEGNDIELVSNSAALIQQATTVKNKDIRKFLDGIYVSEKGTVVDSEK; from the exons ATGAAGACCATTCTCAGCAGCCAGACAGTCGAAATTCCCGACAATG TCGATGTGAAGCTGAAGGGGCGGAAAGTGACTGTCACCGGCCCCCGAGGCAAACTCATCAGGGAGTTCAATCACATCAACCTGGAGCTTCGTATGCTGGGCAAGAAAAAAAGGAAG CTGCGCGTCGAAAAATGGTGGGGGAACCGAAAGGAGCTGGCAACAGTTCGCACCATCTGCAGTCATGTCCAGAACATGATCAAGGGAGTCACTCTG GGATTCCGTTACAAAATGCGTTCAGTGTATGCCCACTTCCCCATCAATGTTGTCATGCAAGAGAATGGATCTTTGGTAGAGATCAGAAATTTCCTTGGTGAGAAGTACATCCGTCGTGTCAGAATGAGGACAG GTGTGATGTGTACGGTGTCGGCAGCCCAGAAGGATGAGCTGGTGCTGGAAGGCAACGATATTGAGTTGGTGTCAAATTCAG CTGCTCTCATCCAGCAAGCCACCACAGTGAAAAATAAGGATATCCGAAAGTTCTTGGATGGCATTTACGTGTCTGAGAAGGGAACAGTTGTGGATTCAGAGAAGTAA
- the lias gene encoding lipoyl synthase, mitochondrial has translation MALFKQSVVVFCRFSGNRPWLGATSITHGYTNGISSAPNSSPSPTDRSKELLSDNEGPTLQDFISGELSDKDHWTEYRGNLKRQKGERLRLPPWLKTEISIGKNYNKLKNSLRDLNLHTVCEEARCPNIGECWGGGEYSTATATIMLMGDTCTRGCRFCSVKTARLPPPLDPEEPYNTAKAIAAWGLDYVVLTSVDRDDIADGGAEHFAKTVSHLKERNSEILVECLTPDFRGDLAAVEKIALSGLDVYAHNVETVRELQRHVRDPRANFDQSLSVLKHAKKANPALLTKTSIMLGLGETDQQIHNTLAELREAAVDCLTLGQYMQPTKRHLKVDEYITPEKFAHWEKVGNDMGFVYTASGPLVRSSYKAGEFFLKNLLKKKKAEAAVTTD, from the exons ATGGCGCTATTTAAGCAAAGCGTCGTTGTATTCTGCCGTTTCTCCGGCAATCGCCCATGGCTGGGAGCGACGAGTATCACACAC GGCTACACGAACGGCATATCATCTGCGCCCAACTCCTCTCCGAGTCCGACTGATCGGAGCAAAGAGCTACTGAGCGATAATGAAGGCCCCACGCTGCAGGACTTCATTTCAGGGGAACTGTCCGATAAAGATCACTGGACAGAGTACAGAGGCAACTTGAAGAGGCAGAAAGGCGAGAG GCTTCGGTTGCCTCCTTGGCTGAAGACAGAAATTTCTATTGGGAAGAACTACAACAAACTGAAGAACTCTCTTAGAGACCTCAATCTTCACACT GTATGTGAGGAAGCCAGGTGTCCAAACATCGGCGAATGCTGGGGAGGAGGAGAGTACTCAACAGCCACAGCCACCATCATG CTGATGGGAGACACATGCACCCGTGGGTGCCGCTTTTGTTCTGTCAAGACTGCTCGCCTGCCGCCACCTCTGGACCCCGAAGAGCCTTACAATACAGCAAAGGCTATCGCAGCATGGGGGCTGGACTATGTGGTGCTCACATCTGTGGACAGAGATG ataTTGCTgacggaggcgcggaacattttGCCAAGACTGTTTCTCACCTGAAGGAACG GAACTCTGAAATCCTGGTTGAATGTCTGACACCTGATTTTCGGGGTGACCTTGCGGCAGTGGAAAAGATCGCCCTGTCAGGTCTGGATGTGTACGCGCACAACGTGGAGACGGTCCGTGAGCTGCAAAG ACACGTACGAGATCCTAGAGCCAACTTCGACCAATCTCTGAGCGTTCTGAAACACGCTAAAAAGGCAAATCCAGCGCTCCTTACCAAGACATCAATCATGCTGGGATTGGGAGAAACTGACCAACAAATTCACAATACACTGGCAG AACTGCGTGAAGCTGCGGTAGATTGTCTGACACTGGGACAGTACATGCAACCCACTAAACGCCACCTAAAG GTGGATGAATATATCACTCCCGAGAAGTTTGCACACTGGGAGAAAGTTGGGAATGACATGGGCTTTGTTTACACTGCCAGTGGGCCGCTGGTTCGATCATCCTACAAAGCAG GAGAGTTCTTCCTGAAGAATttgctgaagaagaaaaaagcagaAGCAGCTGTCACAACAGACTGA